In Arthrobacter burdickii, one DNA window encodes the following:
- a CDS encoding GAF and ANTAR domain-containing protein, with protein sequence MADQVAGQTTTDYLQDLLLDTDDVEEFLAEFARFAAVRLFEQPGETLCGITLLRNKRPGTVASSNEAARELDELQYLFSEGPCLTACEEQRTVHVADVTTDERWSGYLSRAAEHGVGSILAVPFSLEAGARAALNVYSTAKGGFDPAAIATAETFVAQTSKALMLSVRLAQHSESVTNLKAAMTSRTAIDIAIGIIMAQNRCSQVEALTILKSVSNSRNEKVRDIAASVVASIGQAEPETHFDP encoded by the coding sequence ATGGCCGACCAGGTTGCCGGGCAGACCACCACGGACTACCTCCAGGACCTCCTCCTCGACACGGACGACGTCGAGGAGTTCCTCGCCGAATTCGCCCGCTTCGCCGCTGTCCGCCTGTTCGAACAGCCCGGGGAGACGCTGTGCGGCATCACCCTCCTGCGCAACAAGCGGCCCGGCACCGTCGCCAGCAGCAACGAGGCTGCCAGGGAGCTCGACGAACTGCAGTACCTCTTCTCCGAGGGTCCGTGCCTCACCGCCTGCGAGGAGCAGCGCACGGTGCACGTCGCCGACGTCACCACCGATGAACGCTGGAGCGGCTATCTCTCCCGCGCTGCCGAGCACGGTGTGGGCTCGATCCTGGCCGTCCCGTTCTCGCTCGAAGCCGGCGCCCGTGCCGCCCTGAACGTCTACTCGACGGCGAAGGGTGGCTTCGATCCCGCGGCCATCGCCACCGCGGAGACCTTCGTCGCACAGACGTCCAAGGCCCTGATGCTCTCGGTCCGGCTGGCCCAGCACAGCGAGTCGGTCACGAACCTCAAGGCTGCGATGACGTCGAGGACCGCCATCGACATCGCGATCGGGATCATCATGGCGCAGAACCGCTGCAGCCAGGTGGAGGCCCTCACCATCCTGAAGTCGGTGTCCAACAGCCGCAACGAGAAGGTCCGCGACATCGCGGCCTCCGTCGTGGCATCCATCGGGCAGGCCGAGCCCGAGACGCACTTCGACCCCTGA
- a CDS encoding DUF2630 family protein, with translation MDNQDILQRIQALVQEEHELREQPQDAGAGAEHQDHAARLKRVEEDLDQCWDLLRQRRAKADAGEDPAEADARPIPQVEGYRQ, from the coding sequence ATGGACAACCAGGACATCCTGCAGCGCATCCAGGCACTCGTCCAGGAGGAACACGAACTGCGCGAGCAGCCCCAGGACGCCGGAGCCGGAGCGGAGCACCAGGACCACGCGGCCCGGCTGAAGCGGGTCGAGGAGGACCTCGACCAGTGCTGGGACCTGCTCCGCCAGCGGCGGGCGAAGGCCGACGCCGGGGAGGACCCCGCCGAGGCCGATGCCCGTCCCATTCCCCAGGTGGAGGGGTACCGCCAGTAA
- a CDS encoding haloacid dehalogenase type II: MGVPLVLFDVNGTLSDMGLMSQHFEEIGVPPQLSALWFASVLRDGFALTAAGQNPSFRAVAEGALHAVLAGQVLNRDTDTAVEHVMDALQELPVHPDVPEGIRALAGGGFGTAALTNGSRATAEGLLERAGLHIDTVLSVEDAPRWKPAPQAYAYAVEALQQQAGDVVLVAVHPWDIDGAARAGLRTAWLNRDGVPYPPAMMPPDHEVAEIAELAGVLQS, translated from the coding sequence ATGGGGGTTCCGCTGGTGCTGTTCGACGTCAACGGGACGCTCTCGGACATGGGGCTCATGTCCCAGCACTTCGAGGAGATCGGGGTACCTCCGCAACTCTCCGCACTCTGGTTCGCCTCGGTCCTCCGGGACGGCTTCGCTCTGACCGCCGCCGGCCAGAACCCGTCCTTCCGTGCGGTCGCCGAGGGGGCACTGCATGCGGTGCTCGCAGGTCAGGTCCTCAACCGGGACACCGACACCGCCGTCGAGCACGTGATGGACGCCCTCCAGGAGCTTCCGGTGCACCCGGACGTGCCCGAGGGGATCCGCGCGCTCGCCGGGGGAGGCTTCGGTACCGCAGCACTCACCAACGGCTCCAGGGCGACGGCGGAGGGCCTGCTGGAGCGGGCCGGCCTCCACATCGATACGGTGCTGTCGGTCGAGGACGCCCCGCGGTGGAAGCCCGCGCCGCAGGCGTATGCCTATGCGGTCGAGGCGCTGCAGCAGCAGGCGGGCGACGTCGTGCTGGTCGCTGTCCACCCCTGGGACATCGACGGCGCCGCCCGCGCCGGCCTCCGCACCGCCTGGCTGAACCGCGACGGGGTTCCGTATCCGCCGGCCATGATGCCTCCGGACCACGAGGTGGCGGAGATCGCCGAGCTGGCCGGGGTCCTGCAGTCCTGA
- a CDS encoding SRPBCC family protein, which yields MQESIDVAVPVSTAYNQWTQFESFPQFMGGVESITQTSDTTTHWVTSIGGVKREFDAEITEQHPDERVAWKSTDGESHAGVVTFHRLDENTTRLMVQIDWHPETFTEKVGAVVHADAAQVKGDLKRFKQFIEKSGGETGAWRGDVEAPPTGGTSDATPANSTLPDTSTNDPDSGGPRVG from the coding sequence GTGCAGGAATCTATCGACGTAGCAGTACCGGTCAGTACGGCCTACAACCAGTGGACCCAATTCGAGAGCTTCCCGCAGTTCATGGGCGGCGTCGAGTCCATCACGCAGACCTCGGACACCACCACCCACTGGGTGACGAGCATCGGTGGCGTGAAGCGCGAGTTCGACGCCGAGATCACCGAGCAGCACCCGGACGAGCGCGTCGCCTGGAAGAGCACCGATGGCGAATCGCACGCCGGCGTGGTCACCTTCCACCGCCTCGACGAGAACACCACGCGGCTCATGGTGCAGATCGACTGGCACCCCGAGACGTTCACCGAGAAGGTCGGTGCCGTCGTGCATGCGGACGCCGCACAGGTGAAGGGCGACCTCAAGAGGTTCAAGCAGTTCATCGAGAAGAGTGGCGGGGAGACCGGCGCCTGGCGCGGGGACGTCGAGGCACCGCCGACCGGTGGTACCAGCGACGCGACACCCGCTAACAGCACGCTCCCGGACACCTCCACGAACGACCCCGATTCGGGCGGCCCGCGCGTCGGCTGA
- a CDS encoding SDR family oxidoreductase has product MDFTPSKAIVTGSDSGIGRATAIALAAAGCDVGVTWHSDQEGAEETARLVREKGVRAAVAQLDTTDAPACGDVVDQLAQELGGLDVFVNNAGVNGGTLFLETDWDTWRGTLGANLDGAFVCIQRAARHMIDGGRGGRIIAVTSVHQEQPRVGSAAYDASKHGLGGLVRTIALELADRGITANAVLPGEINTPMNDSEDQDPHSMDRPGIPLGRPGAPEEIADVVAFLASGASSYVNGASFVVDGGMLLMGPQAGSHLTSGDWRTL; this is encoded by the coding sequence ATGGACTTCACACCGAGCAAGGCAATCGTCACCGGCTCCGATTCGGGTATCGGGCGGGCCACCGCCATCGCCCTCGCAGCCGCCGGATGCGACGTGGGCGTCACCTGGCACTCGGACCAGGAGGGCGCCGAGGAGACCGCGCGCCTCGTCCGCGAAAAGGGCGTCCGCGCCGCGGTAGCCCAGCTGGACACCACGGATGCCCCGGCCTGCGGGGACGTCGTCGACCAGCTCGCGCAGGAGCTCGGCGGGCTCGACGTCTTCGTCAACAATGCGGGCGTCAACGGCGGCACCCTGTTCCTGGAGACGGACTGGGACACCTGGCGGGGCACCCTGGGCGCGAACCTCGACGGCGCCTTCGTCTGCATCCAGCGCGCCGCCCGCCACATGATCGACGGCGGCAGGGGCGGGCGGATCATCGCCGTCACCAGCGTGCACCAGGAGCAGCCGCGCGTCGGCTCGGCCGCCTATGACGCCTCCAAGCACGGGCTCGGTGGCCTGGTGAGGACCATCGCGCTCGAGCTCGCCGACCGGGGGATCACCGCCAACGCCGTGCTGCCCGGGGAGATCAACACCCCGATGAACGATTCCGAGGACCAGGATCCGCACAGCATGGACCGCCCGGGCATCCCCCTGGGCCGCCCGGGCGCCCCGGAGGAGATCGCCGACGTCGTCGCCTTCCTCGCATCCGGCGCGTCCAGCTACGTCAACGGCGCCTCGTTCGTGGTGGACGGCGGGATGCTCCTCATGGGGCCGCAGGCGGGGTCGCACCTCACGAGCGGGGACTGGCGCACCCTCTGA
- a CDS encoding Hsp20/alpha crystallin family protein, producing MKFDPFRELDRVAGALLESRPGLRLMPMDLYREKDHYVLAADLPGIDPGSVDIDVDGQLLTIRAERTLRSAEGVKWLTRERESGSFLRQLNLGQGVDTEGISARYENGVLSVMIPVIERAKPRKIEIVSGESTVESTAVDAPASTAGHQEAVEA from the coding sequence ATGAAGTTTGATCCGTTCCGCGAGCTGGACCGCGTTGCCGGCGCTCTTCTGGAGAGCCGTCCGGGACTCCGCCTCATGCCGATGGACCTCTACCGCGAGAAGGACCACTACGTCCTTGCCGCGGACCTTCCGGGCATCGATCCCGGATCGGTCGACATCGACGTCGACGGCCAGCTCCTGACCATCCGCGCGGAGCGCACGCTGCGCAGCGCCGAAGGAGTGAAGTGGCTGACCCGGGAGCGTGAGAGCGGCTCGTTCCTGCGCCAGCTCAACCTGGGCCAGGGTGTCGACACGGAGGGAATCTCCGCACGCTACGAGAACGGTGTCCTCAGCGTGATGATCCCGGTCATCGAGCGCGCGAAGCCCCGCAAGATCGAGATCGTGAGCGGCGAGTCCACGGTCGAGTCCACGGCCGTCGACGCCCCTGCGTCCACTGCCGGACACCAGGAAGCCGTCGAGGCCTGA
- a CDS encoding TrkH family potassium uptake protein yields MARHSPKHPAQVIVLGFAAAILVGTVLLMIPTSKAGPGGATFLEALFTATSAVCVTGLVVVDTPRYWTGEGQVIILALIQVGGFGIMSFASLLGVLLARRLGLRSRILTAVETKSEGFGDVRNVLLGVLRITLVVEAATAVLLGARFFLGYGYGPGEAAWLGIFHSVSSFNNAGFALFSDNLIGYVGDPWICLPISVAVIIGGLGFPVLFELRRHFRYPHRWHMNTKLVLSGTVLLLVSGTVFITAVEWSNPATLGTLRPGERILAGFFQSAMARTAGFNSVDFADVHPVTLLATDMLMFIGGGPAGTAGGLKITTIGVLVFILYTEISGGNAVNIFGKRLPRSAHRQAISIVLLAVGLVLGATMFLLLITDFGLDRILFEVVSAFATVGLSTGITAGIPPAGQAVLILMMFAGRLGPVTLASALALRSRPLIYEYPKERPLIG; encoded by the coding sequence GTGGCGCGCCACAGCCCCAAGCATCCCGCCCAGGTGATCGTGCTCGGCTTCGCGGCGGCGATCCTCGTCGGCACCGTACTGCTGATGATCCCGACATCGAAAGCCGGACCGGGCGGTGCGACATTCCTCGAGGCACTGTTCACGGCGACCTCCGCCGTCTGCGTGACGGGGCTGGTCGTCGTCGACACCCCCCGCTACTGGACCGGCGAAGGACAGGTCATCATCCTCGCCCTGATCCAGGTCGGCGGCTTCGGCATCATGTCCTTCGCATCGCTCCTCGGTGTCCTGCTCGCCCGCCGCCTGGGTCTGCGCTCCCGGATCCTGACTGCGGTCGAGACCAAGAGCGAGGGATTCGGCGACGTCCGCAACGTGCTCCTCGGCGTCCTGCGCATCACCCTCGTCGTGGAGGCGGCAACCGCGGTCCTGCTGGGTGCGCGCTTCTTCCTCGGCTACGGCTACGGCCCGGGAGAAGCCGCGTGGCTGGGGATCTTCCACTCGGTGTCGTCCTTCAACAACGCAGGCTTCGCCCTTTTCAGTGACAACCTGATCGGCTATGTCGGCGACCCGTGGATCTGCCTGCCGATCAGCGTGGCCGTCATCATCGGCGGACTGGGCTTCCCCGTCCTGTTCGAACTGCGGCGCCACTTCCGGTACCCGCACAGGTGGCACATGAACACCAAGCTCGTGCTGAGCGGCACCGTCCTCCTGCTCGTCTCCGGCACCGTCTTCATCACCGCCGTCGAGTGGTCCAACCCGGCGACCCTCGGCACGCTGAGGCCGGGGGAGAGGATCCTCGCCGGGTTCTTCCAGTCCGCGATGGCGCGGACCGCGGGCTTCAACAGCGTGGACTTCGCCGACGTCCACCCCGTCACGCTGCTGGCCACGGACATGCTGATGTTCATCGGCGGCGGTCCTGCAGGAACGGCCGGCGGCCTGAAGATCACCACGATCGGCGTCCTAGTCTTCATCCTCTACACGGAGATCAGCGGCGGCAACGCCGTCAACATCTTCGGCAAGCGCCTGCCCCGTTCGGCACACCGGCAGGCCATCTCGATCGTGCTCCTCGCCGTCGGCCTCGTCCTCGGGGCCACGATGTTCCTTCTGCTCATCACGGACTTCGGCCTGGACCGCATACTCTTCGAGGTCGTCTCGGCCTTCGCCACCGTGGGGCTCTCGACCGGTATCACGGCCGGCATCCCGCCCGCGGGTCAGGCCGTCCTGATCCTGATGATGTTCGCCGGGCGCCTCGGTCCGGTGACCCTCGCTTCCGCCCTCGCGCTCCGCTCTCGACCCCTCATTTATGAATACCCGAAGGAAAGGCCCCTCATTGGCTAG
- a CDS encoding Dps family protein, whose product MKASPTLADNMQAVLVDLVELHLQGKQAHWNVVGKNFRDLHLQLDEIIDDARLFADEMAERMRALHAVPDGRSVAVAEGTRIDPFPAGLVSTKDTVGLVVRMLNATVKTMRDVHDQIDEEDPTTADLLHGFIAKLEQYAWMVDAENMEPTAEVVTPVGTEHATV is encoded by the coding sequence ATGAAGGCTTCACCCACCCTCGCGGACAACATGCAGGCCGTCCTGGTCGACCTGGTCGAACTGCACCTGCAGGGCAAGCAGGCCCACTGGAACGTGGTCGGCAAGAACTTCCGCGACCTCCACCTGCAGCTGGACGAGATCATCGACGACGCCCGCCTCTTCGCGGACGAGATGGCCGAGCGCATGCGCGCACTGCACGCAGTCCCGGACGGCCGCAGCGTCGCCGTCGCCGAAGGCACCAGGATCGATCCCTTTCCCGCCGGCCTCGTCTCCACCAAGGACACCGTGGGCCTCGTGGTCCGCATGCTGAACGCCACAGTGAAGACCATGCGTGACGTGCATGACCAGATCGACGAGGAGGATCCCACCACTGCGGACCTGCTGCACGGGTTCATCGCCAAGCTGGAGCAGTACGCGTGGATGGTGGACGCGGAGAACATGGAACCCACCGCCGAGGTCGTCACGCCCGTCGGCACGGAGCACGCCACCGTCTGA
- the pstS gene encoding phosphate ABC transporter substrate-binding protein PstS has protein sequence MRIRATLSLSLAVILGLTACGSDYPLGAEQEAAAQRGDTSLQGAVTAAGSSAQGPAMDAWRAGFATLYPRAQVQYSPDGSGAGRGALLAGAVGFAGSDAYLSDEELAASTEVCGPGGAFNIPAYVSPISVAFNLPGIPELKLDAATVARIFRGDIALWNDPAIAAQNDGVDLPALPVSAVSRSDDSGTTENFTDYLHAVVPEIWTDEPDGTWPAGLENENAKGNAGVVSTVASTVGAVTYADDSAVGDPLGRAALKVGEDYVPVSSEAAAAAVDLATRVPGREDYDIALDLDRTTGEPGVYPLVLVSYHVYCARYENEATAAVIRAFGTYAVSAEGQAEAAEAAKSSPISPELSRQATESIALIEVGDIP, from the coding sequence GTGAGAATCCGAGCCACCCTGTCCCTGTCCCTCGCCGTCATCCTCGGCCTGACCGCCTGCGGGTCCGACTACCCGCTGGGCGCGGAGCAGGAAGCCGCAGCGCAGCGCGGGGACACGAGCCTGCAGGGAGCGGTGACCGCGGCGGGATCCTCGGCCCAGGGCCCGGCGATGGACGCCTGGCGTGCGGGCTTCGCCACGCTCTACCCGCGGGCCCAGGTGCAGTACTCGCCCGACGGCTCCGGAGCCGGGCGCGGGGCCCTGCTCGCGGGAGCCGTGGGATTCGCCGGATCCGATGCTTACCTCAGCGACGAGGAACTCGCCGCGTCCACGGAGGTGTGCGGGCCGGGAGGTGCCTTCAACATCCCGGCCTACGTCTCGCCCATCAGTGTCGCGTTCAACCTCCCGGGGATCCCGGAACTGAAGCTCGACGCCGCCACCGTGGCCCGCATCTTCCGGGGCGACATCGCCCTGTGGAACGACCCCGCCATCGCAGCGCAGAACGACGGCGTCGACCTCCCGGCCCTGCCGGTCTCGGCCGTCAGCCGGTCCGACGACTCGGGGACCACCGAGAACTTCACGGACTACCTTCACGCGGTGGTCCCCGAGATCTGGACCGACGAACCCGACGGAACGTGGCCGGCGGGCCTCGAGAACGAGAACGCCAAGGGCAACGCCGGGGTGGTGAGCACCGTGGCCAGCACCGTCGGTGCGGTGACCTACGCCGACGACTCGGCGGTGGGCGACCCCCTCGGCCGCGCGGCCCTGAAGGTCGGCGAGGACTACGTACCGGTCAGCTCGGAGGCGGCGGCTGCCGCCGTCGACCTCGCGACCCGTGTGCCGGGACGTGAGGACTACGACATCGCACTCGACCTGGACCGGACCACCGGCGAACCCGGTGTCTACCCCCTGGTCCTGGTGTCGTACCACGTCTACTGCGCGCGCTACGAGAACGAGGCTACCGCCGCCGTCATCCGGGCCTTCGGAACCTACGCCGTCAGCGCGGAAGGCCAGGCCGAGGCCGCAGAGGCGGCGAAGAGCTCGCCCATCTCGCCCGAGCTGTCCCGGCAGGCGACCGAGTCGATCGCATTGATCGAGGTCGGGGACATCCCCTAG
- a CDS encoding potassium channel family protein, with protein MNTRRKGPSLARKGLFSPKSGEAAAVAETVAVIGLGRFGAALALELEEAGTEVLGIDNDEDVVQSYNGLLTHVVRADTTKEEALRQLSLPEFDRVVVGIGADLEASILTTSILLRFERPTIWAKAISEAHAQILSQLGVERVIRPEHDMGKRVAHLVRGTMLDYVEFEDNFAMVKTRPPREYWNRELGTTGLREKYGVTVVAVKRKGGEWDYTTMQTTLYDDDEIIVAGPTAKAEFFSSQV; from the coding sequence ATGAATACCCGAAGGAAAGGCCCCTCATTGGCTAGGAAAGGTCTGTTCTCCCCCAAATCCGGCGAAGCGGCCGCGGTCGCCGAGACCGTCGCCGTCATAGGCCTCGGCCGGTTCGGTGCCGCCCTGGCCCTCGAACTCGAGGAGGCCGGAACCGAGGTGCTCGGCATCGACAACGACGAGGACGTCGTCCAGTCCTACAACGGCCTCCTCACGCACGTGGTGCGTGCCGACACCACCAAGGAAGAGGCGCTGCGACAGCTGTCCCTGCCCGAATTCGACCGTGTGGTGGTGGGCATCGGTGCCGACCTGGAGGCGAGCATCCTCACGACGTCGATCCTGCTGCGCTTCGAGCGGCCCACCATCTGGGCGAAGGCCATCAGCGAGGCGCACGCCCAGATCCTCTCGCAGCTCGGCGTGGAGCGCGTGATCCGGCCCGAGCACGACATGGGCAAGCGCGTGGCCCACCTGGTGCGCGGAACGATGCTCGACTACGTGGAGTTCGAGGACAACTTCGCGATGGTGAAGACCCGACCGCCGCGCGAATACTGGAACCGCGAGCTCGGCACGACGGGCCTGCGCGAGAAGTACGGCGTCACCGTGGTCGCCGTCAAGCGCAAGGGAGGCGAGTGGGACTACACGACGATGCAGACCACGCTCTATGACGACGACGAGATCATCGTGGCCGGTCCGACGGCCAAGGCCGAGTTCTTCAGCTCCCAGGTCTAG